The segment CCACACAATAGTGCAGAAGCAGCCGTCGGGTTTGGTGATCAGTCCGCTGTAGATCACGATCGGGAGGTTGACGATAAGCGACACGACCCACACCACCAGGTTGGTGGTTTTCGCAACATGGGGCTTCCTCCATTTGGTAGACTTTATGGGATGCACCACAGCGAGGTATCTATCAATGCTCATCACCATCAGACAAAAAATACTGGTGAACTGGTTCAGAGAATCCACTGTCATGACCACGCGGCATAGAGCTGCGCCAAACGGCCAGTGCACCATCGCCAACTGGATAGCGATGAAGGGCAAACTGAGCATGAACAGAACATCTGCCACTGCCAAGTTCAGGATGTAGATATTCGTGACCGTCTTCATCTTGGCGTATCGCAGGATCACATAGATGACCAGAGCGTTTCCACACAGGCCAATAGCACACACCACAAAGTACATGAAGGTGATGATGACCGTGCTAGTTTTGGTCAAGCTCTGGTCAGTCTCATTTCTCAGGCCTTCTTCAGATATGTTGCCCAGCATAATGCCATCGTACATGGGGAGTCCAGAGAGATTGCTGGGGAGGTTGCTGGGTGAGAACGAAAACGTCCAGGAATCCATTATATATTTCCCTCAGATTCCCAATTCCATTAAGTGGGACATACAGCCTGAGGAGAAAAATATATGGTGGTGAATGAAGTATATCCTGTTTTGTTATCAGTGATAATTGTAATGCCTCCACCCTTACAAAAAGAAGTTTCTTCAAGTgcgctattagtatacttcttttaaactaaaataggAAAGTAATCTTTTAGTCTACttctttatatacttctcagaaatgacatttaagtatatttgagctctacttgtgctctgagaatctgttttcattgttataagGGGTGCTGTTACACATTTCtctacagaatttccaaaacacaagaagaaaccgaaacaacagatgcttcccacaatcgtcagacataaaacagcatcaaaaccataaatatggaaaactgtgtaacgctatgaaataaaatgtccacccatgaagaggGAATGATGACGGTTCAAgttttgattatcatcaatagccttttttttagctttttgttcaaaatgttatttatttaattattatttatttaaacttacccacattcaagtgcttATAAAAAAACGCatgaagctaaaataaaatgtttttgcttaCAAGCaaataccctgttctttcttttgatgttttgtatgttcagatattcataagacaaaatatatacaaataaatacctaaatagggacatagtagtatacttaaagtatgatgtaaagttcacttaaagaaaacttatagtacagtatacttgcagtataaaactaccaaactagtagtttactgagactatacttcaaagtgtactagaaatgcataaaaactatttaattagtaaactatcagtatacctataattttacttttagtatacttgcagtacaaactaaaaacatagacgtaaactagttgtgtactcaaagtttactactgttatacttaaagtatacttttatatactagaaagtgggccacagagtattgaaatagtacacttaaaagtatactaacacttacataaaatatacttaaaatatacttaaattttacttaaGTATTCTTAAACAAACACGAAGTATACTTAAAAGGTTTATAAAAaaggtgcactgcaaaaaatgcttttcttacttagattttttgtcttgttttccagccaaaatgtcggGGGAAAAAACTTGAATCAGGAAGgactttctagacaagtaaaaattattgacttgtttttacttgtctagaaaatccttcctgattcaagaatttttggatattttggctggaaacaagaccaaaaatctaagtaagaaaagcattttttgcagtgcgggtactgtaaaaaagtgtttaaaatgtgGCTTTTATTAGGGCAGTATGCCATATCTCAAGGCCTTAGGTCTCTTTAACGCATACAAACCACACCGCGAAATAGGCTGATGGCACAATTGGTGGCTCATTGTCCTATATTCAAAGTTTAATGGTTTCTCATGCATACATAAAAGTCTATAATAttttctataataaaaaaaataaataggggAAAAAAAACTCTGGAAACACAATTGCTTTTCATACTCTGCTTTCttttttccatacttttccaaACTCTGTAGGAACCCTGTGTCTCTGTTCCACAAAGGAAAACCACAAAATGTATATATACTTTAGTTCTTGCACCAAAGTGAAAAAGATGAATGTTTCCAGTCAAACTGTATTTTATGTTGCTCTGTAAAACTAATACAGTGCACAGTCCAGTAACTGACTTGAGAGAGCGATGTCCTTGATGTCACAATCATCCCCGCTGGACAAACAGGCTGAAAAGCAAAGTGATCAATGTCCCTCTCAAATCCAGACCCACTTATGGCTTTCAATTTTTTCTGGGACACGTTTGCATTAATCCTAACATTCACCACTTAAGCTCCAGGACTAAAGTGTCTATCACTTCACTGACCATCCAAACCTAAGACTGCCATTATAAAGGGTTTCATTTGAATCATTAATTAGTGTTGCTTTAGGAATAAAGCAACGTTTAAGATGAAAGGTGATTATTCTATTTAGACACAAAGATGAGAGTTTTACGAAAACATCGACTCAATATAACTCTTAAATTCATATATGTTCtataaaatgcttttcttacttagattttttgtcttgttttcagccaaaatatctaaaaaaatcttgaatcaggaaggattttctagacaagtaaaaattattgtcttgtttttagtacaaacaagtcaaaattaggtgagtttttgcttagaacaagcaaaataatctgccaatggggtaagaaaaataatctagttgtctgcttgaaataagatttattttcttaccccattggcagtttattttgcttgttctaagcaaaaactcacttaattttgacttgtttttactaaagtTTACTAAAGTTTTCCTTGTCTACAAAattcttcctgattcaagaatttgtagaaattttgtctggaaacaagacagaaaatctaagtaagaaaagcattttttgcagtgaagtaaatatgtttggaaaaaaatataatatacgcTTGGAAATTGTTGTTCTTACCTTTGTGTTGATGTGCATTGCACAGTCCATTGGGATCCGGCTCATGGTTC is part of the Garra rufa chromosome 1, GarRuf1.0, whole genome shotgun sequence genome and harbors:
- the LOC141339025 gene encoding somatostatin receptor type 2-like; translated protein: MDSWTFSFSPSNLPSNLSGLPMYDGIMLGNISEEGLRNETDQSLTKTSTVIITFMYFVVCAIGLCGNALVIYVILRYAKMKTVTNIYILNLAVADVLFMLSLPFIAIQLAMVHWPFGAALCRVVMTVDSLNQFTSIFCLMVMSIDRYLAVVHPIKSTKWRKPHVAKTTNLVVWVVSLIVNLPIVIYSGLITKPDGCFCTIVWPEPQETYYTAFMCYTFFLGFFLPLMVICLCYLFIIIKVKSSGIRVSSTKRKQSEKRVTRMVSIVVAVFVFCWLPFYIFNVTSVTGTISTTPFLRSMFAFVVVLGYANSCANPILYAFLSENFKKSFQNVLCLKKATALDEGERTDSKLAKSRIMKEETETRNTLLNGDLLTPI